The following proteins come from a genomic window of Streptomyces liliiviolaceus:
- the traB gene encoding plasmid transfer protein TraB yields the protein MSPYTLADQGSGGSIGAYLLNRAKPHLPPWLGVGAAGLAGALGNWRWDESAAAGVGLTLASVALSGATWWIGRSTSTQRRLHSAITVASGSAWVTAACLAGPMAGPLDDLYLMGGPVLALSWNVRMLLRTSDPSGESGDKGLLEKVGLARAQIGAAKVEPNRVTAPVALEPGEQTNEDVTKSLARLASALDLPRNAVRYTPDPGSERRGELVIVPEDMLSEVVEWEGPSNVGGSIAQPLVIGRYDDGAPLVIWLPGDPEAGRNGTHVLVAGGTGSGKGDAALNLLTEVVSRRDVIVWFSDPKMYQDFAPLRPALDWAAEGGASTEIMVAAVEAVIPARTRWLGAHGYRQWVPEAAETQNSAEHTCRTDGTVCGCEGMPFLVTWFEEAANTLRALGDDAFTGIAQEARSAGVSLIVSLQRPSYDQMSTSTRASLPSVLALGCDPRDEGFSLPDEVLAAGAHPGAWGNRRPGYCYAVSPGIPEDRYASPGRTRRFTHRAVPVMEMLATWSQRNGALADPITAGAAVSIAGTAYTGRPDENDPSEPAGLRVVQEEDAMDDQNGPRVDPEDAHIDPEADLPETEEGDDAPIFGQDSGRKPTPQEARELFARALTEFEQSGQMIVGPVDFLEWCDRNQLSRPWVSARLKEAAIDGRLEATNTTGRWRIVPALTAA from the coding sequence ATGTCCCCCTACACGCTGGCCGACCAGGGCTCCGGCGGCAGCATCGGCGCCTACCTCCTCAACCGGGCCAAGCCGCATCTGCCCCCGTGGCTCGGGGTCGGTGCGGCGGGTCTGGCCGGAGCGCTCGGCAACTGGCGCTGGGACGAATCCGCTGCCGCCGGGGTCGGTCTGACCCTCGCCTCGGTGGCGCTGTCCGGCGCCACCTGGTGGATCGGCCGCTCCACCAGCACTCAGCGCCGCCTGCACTCCGCGATCACCGTGGCGTCCGGATCGGCGTGGGTGACGGCCGCGTGCCTGGCTGGGCCGATGGCGGGTCCGCTGGATGACCTGTACCTGATGGGCGGCCCCGTCCTCGCGCTGTCGTGGAACGTGCGGATGCTCTTGCGCACCTCCGACCCGTCGGGCGAGAGCGGCGATAAGGGACTGCTGGAGAAGGTCGGTTTGGCGCGGGCGCAGATCGGTGCGGCGAAGGTGGAGCCGAACCGGGTCACCGCGCCGGTGGCGTTGGAGCCGGGTGAGCAGACCAACGAGGACGTCACCAAGAGCCTCGCCCGCCTCGCCTCCGCGCTGGACCTGCCGCGCAACGCCGTGCGCTACACCCCCGACCCGGGCTCGGAGCGGCGTGGGGAGCTGGTCATCGTCCCCGAGGACATGCTCAGCGAAGTGGTGGAGTGGGAGGGTCCGTCGAACGTGGGCGGCTCCATTGCTCAGCCGCTGGTCATTGGCCGCTACGACGACGGCGCCCCGCTGGTCATCTGGCTGCCCGGCGACCCGGAGGCGGGCCGCAACGGCACCCACGTCCTGGTGGCCGGCGGAACGGGCTCCGGCAAGGGCGATGCCGCCCTCAACCTCCTCACCGAGGTGGTCTCCCGCCGGGACGTCATCGTGTGGTTCTCGGACCCGAAGATGTACCAGGACTTCGCCCCCCTGCGCCCCGCACTCGACTGGGCCGCCGAGGGCGGAGCCTCCACCGAAATCATGGTCGCCGCCGTGGAAGCCGTCATCCCGGCCCGTACCCGCTGGCTCGGTGCGCACGGCTATCGGCAGTGGGTCCCCGAAGCGGCCGAGACGCAGAACAGCGCTGAGCACACCTGCCGCACGGACGGCACGGTGTGCGGGTGCGAGGGGATGCCGTTCCTGGTCACCTGGTTCGAGGAAGCCGCCAACACCCTCCGCGCGCTCGGGGACGACGCGTTCACCGGCATCGCCCAGGAAGCCCGCTCCGCCGGCGTCTCCCTGATCGTGTCGCTGCAGCGCCCCTCCTACGACCAGATGTCCACCAGCACCCGCGCGTCCCTGCCGTCCGTGCTCGCGCTCGGCTGCGACCCGCGCGACGAGGGATTCTCCCTCCCCGACGAGGTCCTGGCCGCGGGCGCGCACCCGGGAGCGTGGGGCAACCGGCGGCCCGGCTACTGCTACGCCGTCTCCCCCGGCATCCCCGAAGACCGCTACGCCTCCCCGGGCCGGACCCGGCGCTTCACCCACCGGGCCGTGCCGGTCATGGAAATGCTCGCCACCTGGTCCCAGCGCAACGGCGCCCTCGCCGACCCCATCACCGCCGGCGCCGCCGTCAGCATCGCCGGAACCGCCTACACCGGCCGCCCCGACGAGAACGACCCTTCGGAGCCGGCGGGGCTGCGGGTGGTCCAGGAGGAGGACGCCATGGACGATCAGAACGGGCCGCGGGTGGACCCCGAGGACGCGCACATCGACCCGGAAGCCGACCTCCCCGAGACGGAAGAAGGCGACGACGCCCCGATCTTCGGGCAGGACTCCGGGCGCAAGCCGACTCCGCAGGAGGCGCGGGAGCTGTTCGCCCGCGCGCTCACGGAGTTCGAGCAGAGCGGCCAGATGATCGTGGGGCCGGTCGACTTCCTGGAGTGGTGCGACCGCAACCAGCTCTCCCGCCCGTGGGTGTCCGCCCGACTCAAGGAAGCCGCCATTGACGGTCGGCTGGAGGCGACGAACACCACCGGACGGTGGCGCATCGTCCCCGCCCTGACAGCCGCGTGA
- a CDS encoding bifunctional DNA primase/polymerase has product MTHDPRTALLSAALDAAARGWHVFPLRPGTKRPALHGADRCRTTGDCAGGHLKWQERATVDPHRITLCWQTSPANIGLATGPSGLVVVDLDVPKNQDNSNSSADTPDGATTFKALCERTGHPVPTTHRVRTASGGHHLYFTAPAGIRLGNTAGTLAPLVDTRAWGGYVVAAGSLTPGGSYETVHDTAPAPLPGWLLELLQPAPARPVVPLRLPAVNGSRAALAALEAECAVVAAAPEKQGNITLNRCTFKVGRFVAWGDLPRHVAENAFQAAGEARGLTAAECRSTIRSALDSSLRKVRPRETA; this is encoded by the coding sequence ATGACCCATGACCCCCGTACCGCGCTGCTGTCCGCAGCGCTGGATGCCGCCGCGCGCGGCTGGCACGTCTTCCCGCTCCGGCCCGGCACGAAGCGGCCGGCCCTGCACGGGGCCGACCGGTGCCGCACCACCGGTGACTGCGCCGGTGGGCATCTGAAGTGGCAGGAGCGGGCGACCGTCGACCCGCACCGCATCACCCTGTGCTGGCAGACCAGCCCCGCCAACATCGGGCTCGCCACCGGCCCCTCCGGGCTGGTCGTCGTCGACCTGGACGTACCCAAGAACCAGGACAACAGCAACAGCAGTGCGGACACGCCTGACGGCGCGACGACCTTTAAGGCGCTCTGCGAGCGCACCGGCCACCCCGTCCCCACCACCCACCGGGTCCGGACCGCAAGCGGCGGACACCACCTGTACTTCACCGCCCCGGCCGGTATCCGGCTGGGCAACACCGCGGGCACCCTCGCACCCCTGGTCGACACGAGGGCATGGGGCGGCTACGTCGTCGCCGCCGGCAGTCTCACCCCGGGCGGCTCGTACGAGACTGTCCACGACACCGCCCCGGCACCCTTGCCCGGGTGGCTGCTGGAGTTGCTGCAACCGGCCCCGGCTCGCCCGGTGGTGCCGTTGCGGCTGCCCGCGGTCAACGGCAGTCGCGCGGCGCTGGCAGCGCTGGAAGCCGAATGCGCGGTCGTCGCGGCGGCGCCGGAGAAGCAGGGCAACATCACGCTGAACCGGTGCACGTTCAAGGTGGGGCGGTTCGTCGCGTGGGGCGACCTCCCCCGGCACGTGGCAGAGAACGCCTTCCAAGCGGCGGGAGAGGCCCGGGGACTCACCGCTGCGGAGTGCCGGAGCACGATCCGCAGTGCTCTGGACAGTTCCCTGCGCAAGGTCCGGCCTCGGGAGACGGCATGA
- a CDS encoding DUF3631 domain-containing protein translates to MTDPIDGAALLNEVEAFHRRFNVFPTEAAYVAVTLWDAHAHLLDAFDSTPRLAFLSPEPGSGKSRALEVVETLVPRSMAAVDASASALFRSVSGIDGGRPTILFDEIDTIFGPKAGENEQLRGFINAGHTRGRVMYRCVGDGSNQQVQGFPSYCAVAVAGLGSLPDTIMTRSVIVRMRRRARNERVEQFRTRIHVREGNQLRDRLAKWAETIQDQVTDAFPEMPDGVADRPADVWEPLLAIADAVGGPWPKRAREACLTMVKASRANDKGSIGIRLLTDLRDQVLTGIDRLPTVAILDRLNALDDAPWADFNGKPLDSRKLSKMLSEYVTADGDPVGSRNIKTGGGGVLKGYYATDLHDAWQRYCPPPPQNPLPPLPGTENTV, encoded by the coding sequence ATGACCGACCCTATCGACGGCGCCGCACTGCTCAACGAGGTAGAAGCCTTCCACCGCCGCTTCAACGTCTTCCCCACCGAAGCCGCATACGTCGCAGTCACCCTGTGGGACGCGCACGCCCACCTGCTCGACGCGTTCGACTCCACCCCCCGCCTCGCCTTCCTCTCCCCGGAACCGGGATCGGGGAAGTCCCGCGCGCTGGAGGTGGTGGAGACCCTGGTGCCGCGGTCCATGGCCGCGGTCGACGCGTCCGCGTCCGCGCTGTTCCGGTCCGTCTCCGGCATCGACGGCGGCCGGCCCACGATCCTGTTCGACGAGATCGACACGATCTTCGGGCCGAAAGCCGGCGAGAACGAACAGCTCCGCGGGTTCATCAACGCCGGCCACACCCGCGGCAGGGTCATGTACCGGTGCGTCGGAGACGGCTCCAACCAGCAAGTACAGGGCTTCCCCTCGTACTGCGCCGTCGCCGTCGCCGGACTCGGCTCGCTGCCGGACACGATCATGACGCGGTCCGTCATCGTCCGCATGCGACGGCGGGCCCGCAACGAGAGAGTGGAACAGTTCCGCACCCGCATCCACGTGCGGGAAGGCAACCAACTCCGGGACCGGCTCGCCAAGTGGGCCGAAACCATCCAGGACCAGGTCACCGACGCCTTCCCCGAAATGCCCGACGGGGTGGCCGACCGGCCCGCGGACGTATGGGAACCCCTGCTCGCCATCGCCGACGCGGTCGGCGGACCGTGGCCGAAGCGGGCGCGGGAAGCCTGCCTGACCATGGTCAAAGCCTCCCGCGCCAACGACAAGGGCAGCATCGGCATCCGGCTCCTGACCGATCTGCGGGACCAGGTCCTGACCGGGATCGACCGGCTGCCCACCGTCGCCATCCTCGACCGGCTAAACGCCCTTGATGACGCCCCGTGGGCCGACTTCAACGGCAAGCCGCTCGACTCCCGCAAGCTTTCCAAGATGCTCAGCGAGTACGTCACCGCGGACGGAGACCCGGTCGGCTCCCGCAACATCAAAACCGGCGGAGGCGGGGTCCTCAAGGGCTACTACGCCACCGACCTGCACGACGCATGGCAGCGCTACTGCCCCCCACCCCCTCAGAATCCGCTACCTCCGCTACCCGGCACCGAAAACACGGTCTGA
- a CDS encoding helix-turn-helix domain-containing protein, producing the protein MSTALAPTEQLLYTAEEAATVLRLGRSTVYELMAAGELRFVKRGRSRRIKRSALEAFVDSLEPQPV; encoded by the coding sequence ATGAGCACCGCCCTCGCGCCTACCGAGCAACTGCTCTACACCGCGGAGGAAGCCGCAACGGTCCTTCGCTTGGGCCGTTCCACCGTCTACGAACTGATGGCCGCCGGCGAGCTGCGGTTCGTCAAGCGCGGTCGTTCCCGCCGGATCAAGCGAAGCGCCCTCGAAGCATTCGTGGACAGCCTCGAACCGCAGCCCGTCTGA
- a CDS encoding tyrosine-type recombinase/integrase: MSPRKSNLESSIYFGDDGWWHGRVTMGVLPDGSPDRRHRMARTEPAVRRKVRELEKLRDEGRATKAGRKPTVGQWMETYLTDIASLKLKPRSLDDYWSKTRNDIVPGVGKHRIDKLAPEHLEQMYRAMLDAGRAPSHVVKVHRILSRALKIAHRRRMIGENVATLVDPPSIDETETNPFTQDEAKAFLEAAAKRPTFMRWIVGVGMGFRQGETLGLRWPYVDLQAELFHPRWQLQRLTWRHGCGDAHACGARLHRFEPCPPNCAAHSGYKRGCPKPCTKTCVKHASICPDRKGGGLAFTRPKTKKSTNPVPIPPAFIPYLLAHKAQQDELREAAGELWQEHHAVFTRPDGRPIDPRDDWGEFKELLAEAGIGDRRLYDGSRHTAGTILNELGVDMPTIMEILRHTQISQTRRYVKGRSHLSKDAMRRMGDTFLPAPEPAPEPPTETRTETGDSRAARALRRRRIR, translated from the coding sequence GTGAGCCCTCGTAAGTCGAACCTGGAATCCAGCATCTACTTCGGTGATGACGGCTGGTGGCACGGCCGCGTCACCATGGGCGTGCTGCCCGACGGGAGCCCCGACCGCCGCCACCGCATGGCCCGCACCGAACCCGCAGTGCGCCGCAAGGTCCGCGAACTGGAGAAGCTCCGCGACGAGGGGCGCGCGACCAAGGCAGGCCGTAAGCCCACGGTCGGGCAATGGATGGAGACCTACCTGACCGACATCGCGAGCCTGAAGCTCAAGCCCCGCTCGCTGGACGACTACTGGTCCAAGACCCGCAACGACATCGTCCCCGGAGTCGGGAAGCACCGCATCGACAAGCTCGCCCCGGAGCACCTTGAGCAGATGTACCGGGCCATGCTCGATGCCGGGCGCGCCCCCTCCCACGTCGTCAAGGTGCACCGCATCCTGTCGCGCGCCCTGAAGATCGCCCACCGCCGCCGGATGATTGGCGAGAACGTCGCCACCCTGGTCGACCCGCCCAGCATCGACGAGACGGAGACGAACCCGTTCACCCAGGATGAGGCGAAAGCGTTCCTGGAAGCGGCAGCCAAGCGGCCCACGTTCATGCGGTGGATCGTCGGTGTCGGCATGGGGTTCCGGCAGGGCGAAACCCTGGGACTGCGGTGGCCCTACGTCGACCTACAGGCCGAGCTGTTCCACCCTCGGTGGCAGCTCCAGCGCCTCACGTGGAGGCACGGCTGCGGTGACGCGCACGCCTGCGGGGCACGCCTGCACCGCTTCGAGCCCTGCCCGCCGAACTGCGCCGCCCACAGCGGCTACAAGCGCGGTTGTCCGAAGCCGTGCACCAAGACGTGCGTCAAGCACGCGAGTATCTGCCCCGACCGCAAGGGCGGAGGTCTGGCCTTCACCCGCCCCAAGACCAAGAAGAGCACGAACCCCGTACCGATCCCGCCCGCATTCATCCCCTACCTGCTCGCGCACAAGGCGCAGCAGGACGAACTACGGGAGGCGGCCGGCGAACTCTGGCAGGAGCACCATGCCGTGTTCACCCGACCCGATGGACGCCCCATCGACCCCCGGGACGACTGGGGAGAGTTCAAGGAGCTGTTGGCGGAGGCGGGCATCGGTGACCGTCGCCTCTACGACGGGAGCCGTCACACGGCGGGCACGATCCTCAATGAGCTGGGGGTGGACATGCCCACCATCATGGAGATCCTTCGGCACACGCAGATCAGCCAGACCCGCCGCTACGTCAAGGGCCGCTCGCACCTCTCGAAGGACGCCATGCGCCGCATGGGCGACACCTTCCTGCCCGCCCCGGAACCGGCGCCTGAGCCCCCGACTGAGACTAGAACTGAGACTGGAGACAGCCGCGCGGCTCGCGCACTCCGGCGCCGCCGCATCCGCTGA
- a CDS encoding ABC transporter ATP-binding protein, with amino-acid sequence MATVSFNKATRIYPGGEKPAVDQLELDVADGEFLVLVGPSGCGKSTSLRMLAGLEDVNGGSIHIGDRDVTHLPPKDRDIAMVFQNYALYPHMTVADNMGFALKIAGVNKAEIRQKVEDAAKILDLTEYLGRKPKALSGGQRQRVAMGRAIVREPQVFLMDEPLSNLDAKLRVSTRTQIASLQRRLGITTVYVTHDQVEAMTMGDRVAVLKDGLLQQVDSPRNMYDRPANLFVAGFIGSPAMNLVEVPITDGGVKFGNSVVPVNREALKTASDKGDRTVTVGVRPEHFDIVEQGGAPALSKEASDAPAGLAVTVNVVEELGADGYVYGSAKVGDDLKDLVVRVSGRAVPEKGATLHVVPRAGETHVFSTSTGERLTD; translated from the coding sequence ATGGCCACTGTCTCGTTCAACAAGGCGACCCGCATCTACCCGGGTGGCGAGAAGCCCGCCGTCGACCAGCTTGAGCTCGACGTCGCGGACGGCGAGTTCCTCGTCCTCGTCGGTCCCTCCGGCTGCGGAAAGTCCACCTCCCTGCGCATGCTCGCGGGTCTTGAGGACGTCAACGGCGGATCCATCCACATCGGCGACCGCGACGTCACGCACCTGCCGCCCAAGGACCGGGACATCGCCATGGTGTTCCAGAACTACGCGCTGTACCCGCACATGACGGTCGCGGACAACATGGGCTTCGCGCTCAAGATCGCCGGCGTCAACAAGGCCGAGATCCGCCAGAAGGTCGAGGACGCTGCGAAGATCCTCGACCTCACCGAGTACCTCGGCCGCAAGCCGAAGGCCCTCTCCGGCGGTCAGCGCCAGCGTGTCGCCATGGGCCGCGCCATCGTGCGTGAGCCCCAGGTGTTCCTCATGGACGAGCCGCTGTCGAACCTCGACGCCAAGCTCCGTGTCTCGACCCGTACGCAGATCGCGTCGCTGCAGCGCCGCCTCGGCATCACCACGGTGTACGTGACCCACGACCAGGTCGAGGCCATGACGATGGGCGACCGCGTGGCGGTCCTCAAGGACGGTCTGCTCCAGCAGGTCGACTCGCCGCGCAACATGTACGACCGCCCGGCGAACCTCTTCGTCGCCGGCTTCATCGGCTCCCCGGCGATGAACCTCGTCGAGGTCCCGATCACCGACGGCGGCGTGAAGTTCGGCAACAGCGTGGTGCCCGTCAACCGCGAGGCCCTCAAGACCGCCTCCGACAAGGGTGACCGCACGGTCACCGTCGGCGTCCGCCCCGAGCACTTCGACATCGTCGAGCAGGGTGGCGCGCCGGCCCTGTCGAAGGAGGCCTCGGACGCTCCGGCCGGCCTCGCCGTCACGGTGAACGTCGTCGAGGAACTCGGCGCCGACGGCTACGTCTACGGCAGCGCCAAGGTCGGCGACGACCTCAAGGACCTGGTCGTCCGCGTCAGCGGCCGCGCGGTCCCGGAGAAGGGCGCCACGCTGCACGTCGTGCCGCGCGCGGGCGAGACCCACGTGTTCTCCACCTCCACCGGTGAGCGCCTCACCGACTGA